The following nucleotide sequence is from Salvia splendens isolate huo1 chromosome 2, SspV2, whole genome shotgun sequence.
ACAATTAAAATTGGTGATTCCCACaaaaaatcaatcaaatatGCACACAATAGCAGCTCAATTAGAGTGTAAGATATGATATGATACAATACAACAGCAAAGGTGAAGCAGAGGGTGTGAAGAGGATGAAGCCTTAGAAAATTATGACAGTTTAGCATGCCTCAGAAAAAGTAAACCCTATTGATTGATGAGAAGGGGAAAAACATAGGAATGGATAGGAGAGTGCGCTTATATGAGAGAGAAGAGGAGAGAAGGAAATAGGAAAGAGAAAATGGTGGTTTGCTGATCTGGTCTTAGTATAAAAATTGTTGACGCATCACAAAATAATGAAAAGCATAAAGGAGGAAATAGAAAAGTGGGAGAAATGGAGATGAATTGCTTGTCAACGTGTTCAAGATTATTATGTGAAACACAAgaaaaattactagtatttgATATGAAAAACGTTTGCATAGCAATCTGATTGATACACACAGGAGGCCGACATGAGATTTCTGCCCTTTCTATGCGTCGTctactatttttattatttttaaaatactatactaaataattttttatttttaaatactactatacaaagttcttatttttttaaaaaaaagtgtgtGACTGGAAGCCAACAAATTACAATTAATTAGTGAATATTATTTGGATCTAGGTATAAATATCAAACATGAGTATTGTATGTTTTGGTGGATGCCAACAAAATTTAACTAGTCTTGGCCCAACAACTTAATAAGTAGTACTAAGATTGTTTGATCGCAAATATAAACGACGAGCTATGCAGCTTATGTTTTCAAATTAGCCTCGTCATTTTTACATAACTCTTCAAGTTTATTGCTCATTTCGTCTGAGATTAAAAGTCttgttttaagaaaataaaataagtggaAATAAGTAGTAGAATGAAAGTCTCATTTCTATATactatagttttataataaataaatgtaagtGAAGTGGGTCAAATGTGAAACCTATTTATCATTTAAATAGAGAATCATAATTATGGAtggaccaaaatggcaaaactgGGTATATAAATTGGAGAAGGGTGGATGGTAAAATTTTTGTCTCAACCTTATAACACGTTGTctccctttccctttccctccCCCAACGATGTTCCTCAATGCTGCACCACCTCTTCCTTCACGTCACTGTTGTAATGTCGATGTCTTCATCTCTTCTCACTTTTACTTACCACCCCTCTATCTTCTGACACGAGCTAGTGAAAGCTCCATCGCCTTCACTCAACGTTGCACTAGTGTCTTTGCCCTAGCATCAATTATATTAGTACTATAACTTTGATTTTGTTCTCAATTGTCTTAGGGCAAAAATTTTCATTATAGTACTATGTTTCTATATTTATTAACGTAATATGCACACATGTAAAAATTAAAGACATAATTCACAaaaatgtactcccttcgtcccggactacttgcacttatttcctttctgggcgtcccaagttatttgcactctttccatttttagtaaaaattatcacctacaggcgcaattgttgactttgctatacactcattccttaatctccgtgccgaaaaggaaatgtgcgagtagtccgggactgagggagtattaaatGACATCAATTAAATAGTCAAACGCTTTGTATGCATGATGTTATTTGTTATCCAAAAACATTATGAAGATCGATTTGAATGTTAGTgagcatgattttattttattttgtggtcACTATGATCATGATCACGGgtgtttgaaattttaatttaatccaGCGGAATGCTATAGTTCCCACACTGGTTCTCAGACGAATTGTttatattgtactccctccgtccacgaataggagtcacgtttatttttttacacttgttttataaaaatgataacaaaTAGTTAAAGATGAGAAATGATAGAGTGagatagagaataatgtagacgAGACTCTTGTCTAtgttattttctctcttactttaccatttctacactttaactatttattatcatttttataaaacaagtgcaaaaaagtaaacgggactcctattcatggacggagggagtactagagAACAATTTCGATAACCATCAATAAATTTTGACTTTAATTCATACGAGTGTCAAATCTCAATTACTATTACACGCTGAGAACTAGAAAGTCTACATAACTTAGTTCCAGATTGTAATGCCTAAAATATTGAAGATTCGATATGTATTAGTACTATCTTTAGATGAGTGTTATCTGTATAATGGAGAAATACAAACAACAGAAGGTTATTTTTTACCAACTCTTTTACGGTGTAAATTCAATAGTCATTACTATTTTCATCCGAAAACTTCAATTCTTACTAACAAAAATTACACGAATTGAGGTTATACATGGGCATATATGGATTGGATTCAATGTTGATTAATCAAAAATCAAACTTCGCATTAATTCACTAAAAAAACTAAGATTAACAAATGAGTTTGTGCTTCCTCTAAATTAATTGTACAAAGTGCCCAATTTTGTGTTATTTAGAATCAGATACCACGAAATTATTTAGTATTTCAAGCCTGAGTCATtttgaagagaaaaaaaatagccAACTGATCGACCTAACTTTTGTTATTGGCTTGGCTATAGACAACAAATAGTACAACAtttgtatgtgtatgtgtgtgtgaaaaATAGTTAATGTAGATGAATTAAACCATAATAAGCACATGGTATCCACATCTCAACACAAATCACTAAAAACATGAGTGCTTACCACTATCAATAAACACACCAATTAAGAGCATGtgcacaacaacaacaaaagtaCTTATTCCCCTAATATTCCCACATTTCTATTTTGACCTTTCGTATTTGTGGGGGGCCTTTCCcttatttcaaaatttctttAGAAGAAACCAGAACCACCTTTCCAATAGAATATATCCCTTTTATATTTTCTGAAACCCAtttttcaccataaattcaAAGCCAGAAAATACCACCCATTGGGAATTTGCTTAGAGTTGATGGTGCATTTTATGTAGGACTGGTTTTTAAAAAGTACAGTAGTATACTATTTCTAATTGTGCATTTGCATAATTTGCTATAAACATTTGAAGGTACTATATGCTAAGCCCAATAAATTaccaaaatttaatttcaaataacTAAATTTTCTAAGTAAGAAAGAATTACAGCCAAACAAACTCTCTAACCAGTGCATAAAACTCATTTCTTGATACATTCAATCAAACAAAGAAATCAAaagcagaaaaaaaaatgaacattTGTGACATGTCCATATACATCATCTCGTCTACGTAAAATCAGTAAAAGTTGCATGAAAAGCATATGGACTAAGAATTCCAACAATTTAGCATATATgaaaatatggaaaaataaTGATAGGATGTTTATGTTTGAGAGTCTTCGTGATATTGCCATGGATCAAACTCCTGTGAACTCTTGTCTGAACTTTCCACACCAGCACGATATTGTTCGTACTTTCCATTGTACCGATAAACTTCCAACTCGCCCCAAGGTGTCGTAGCCATCTCGTCCGTCAACTCGAACCACTTGGGCTTGAACTCATCCTTCTTCGACTCCCTTAATCGCTTCTCAGCCCGTTGCCTCTCCTCCAGCCTATCAACACAACCAAATCTATCAacatagagaaagagagaggccGATGTCTCGTCTATATGGAGCTTTCATGGCACCTAAATACACTATCTTTCATCGAATTCTAGTTTTGCAAATGAACTAAATTGTATGTACCTACAAATACATGAGCTTCAATTGTTATAGTTTTCACACAGTTGCCAATTAATTGCCTTTCAAAAATGTCACCATGGCTTGAACGCCCGATGTACTAAATTATGTAGCTGAATGTATGCGCTACTTCAACTAGTCACATTGGCATTAATTTGTCAATTCAGCTAGCCACAGTACCATTAATCTCCCGAAATCAACAATCGTGTTAAAAATCAGAACTGGaaatttgtatatttggaaTGATAATTTGTAGTCCCACTTGTAAAACCAGAACTGGCGGAGTGTGTATCTAAGCTATGTAATCGTCCAGGCATattagagagagatagagaggaaCATACCTAGCCTTTTCAGCACCAGCTTTAGAAAGGTCGTTATGCTCAAGAGCCAACCGATCCGGACGCAGGCGAGAATCGGATGGGAGCAGTGGCTTAGGTGCAGTGTCAAAGCTGTTCAACTTGTGTGCGAAATGAGTGTATTGAAATTTATCGTTTTTGGGAAGTTCAGCAGCCCTCCAAACCTAaaccaacaacaaacaaaatgcaaTATTTACGTTCTCCAGAACTTTCACTAAACAAGAAAAATGTAGTATGAACTTTGCATAATATCCAATCAAGATAAGTGGTGAAGGGCTAATGAATAATGATCCTACCTCTTTGAGCTCAGTGCCAGGAGTGGGCTCGCCCTCAGAGTCGCAAGGCTGATAGCTCATGAACTCGTTGCACTTTCCCGTCATCAAGAACTTAGGTTCTTCCTCCGCGTCATACACATATCCATCCACTTCATAGCGGCCAGCACTGGATGTGCAGAAAAAAGAAACGAGGGAGACAATGGGTATCAGTAAAGTGAAACATAGTCCAGTGCAAGTGACAACATTTTCAACGCGAATGCACAACTGAAATTGGCTATTGCATCTTACCCAAACCACCCGCAAGGTTGGAAATAGAGAACCACCTTCTCGCCTGTTGTGAGATTTGTCAAGATCATGTCGCCGGGGGAATCAACCCATGTTCGTCCGAATATGATGTTGTTAGCCTTTGAAAGTGGTGGAACCAAATCTAACACCACACCGGATTTCTTGAGGGTAAGCCTTGTCCTGCAAAGCATACAGAAGAGTTGATCTTGGTTAAATTTAGCAGCCTGACGAACAGACGAACaagacctatatatatatatatatatatatatatatatacatacatatatatatattatgctAGATTGAAGTTTAGTCATGTAACATGTTGAAAGCTATGAACTTCAAAGTTGATCCTTCTATTCATTCAGAAGATTGCCTTAGGCCAAGATGGAGCAAAGCTGTAGTTGACGGAAGAATAATTGGTACTATCATTGAAGCACCCAAATGCAAATCCACAAACAATAACGAGTATCTTTGTTCATCATGAGGAATTTTACCTCCCAACGGGATAGATATCAACTGAGTTCCCTAAAAATTTGGTCTTCAACTTTGAGGTGATATCATACACAAAATGCTCGCTTTCTGCATGCGCTGCACTCATTGGAGGATGATGACTAACCTGTTATCAACATCAATGATCAGTATCTACAAAAATGAAAAGGAATATCATCTCAAAGACTCAAACAAGTGACAAAGACACCGATAAATTGCTGAATACTTGTTCAAAGATTACCTGCTCTGCGATGAAAGTAATGCCACCATGGTTCACAAGTTCATAAGTTTCTCCGAGAATTGGATTAAATGGCTTCCAAGTCCTCTGAATGGCGGGATACACGGATATGAACCAAGAAGCTGCAAGGAAGCATGATTGCTCATTTCAGCTATTGTGCTACTAATATTGTTAGAAGTGAGTTCGCTTCTGGACATAAGAATTACCAGCATATACTAATCTCATGTGGGGATCGTCGCATTCATCAGCCAACTCCAACAGATATGAATACTCCATCAACTGCAACCAAATGCACTCCCATCAGCACATTTATCACACCTCACAAGGTTCCACACTTAGGTATAGaccgagaaagagaattaagtATTACAAACCTCAGCCATTTTCTGGAGCATTGTCATGGGCTCAAAGATGAGAACTGGGAGTGTAACCATAGATGTGACATCAGAGCCGATGTAGTTTTGCATCATTTTCCAGTAACTATCCCGATCCTACACGAGGAAACCTCAATCATGATAATAGACAAGACAATAAATATCAGTCATAAATATCAGTCGTATACAGAGCCTTTATGCAGACCATAAGCTAAGAACAATCGTAAGCAATTTAAGATCGAATTTTGCCTCACTACAAATCAATCAAAATAGTCACAAAATCACCAAATAACTAACCATAGTTGCTCCAAAGATCTAGTACTAGGCAAAGAATATGATACAGAAAACAAAGGTGAAGTGGAATCGTCTAGAATTTGCTATACCTCTTGCCTCCATCTCCCTTTTTGAGCTTCATCCTCAGCATCCTCAGTTCCTCCATCAGGATTTATAACTTGCAATCCTTCATAGCCAAGTAAACTAAGACACAA
It contains:
- the LOC121792483 gene encoding oxysterol-binding protein-related protein 3A-like, which codes for MASNNDPKQGSGFFASFASTISSFGSAMSKSVNGLLGYEGLQVINPDGGTEDAEDEAQKGRWRQEDRDSYWKMMQNYIGSDVTSMVTLPVLIFEPMTMLQKMAELMEYSYLLELADECDDPHMRLVYAASWFISVYPAIQRTWKPFNPILGETYELVNHGGITFIAEQVSHHPPMSAAHAESEHFVYDITSKLKTKFLGNSVDIYPVGRTRLTLKKSGVVLDLVPPLSKANNIIFGRTWVDSPGDMILTNLTTGEKVVLYFQPCGWFGAGRYEVDGYVYDAEEEPKFLMTGKCNEFMSYQPCDSEGEPTPGTELKEVWRAAELPKNDKFQYTHFAHKLNSFDTAPKPLLPSDSRLRPDRLALEHNDLSKAGAEKARLEERQRAEKRLRESKKDEFKPKWFELTDEMATTPWGELEVYRYNGKYEQYRAGVESSDKSSQEFDPWQYHEDSQT